The Deinococcus koreensis genome window below encodes:
- a CDS encoding ligand-binding sensor domain-containing diguanylate cyclase translates to MRLPVSLPVQWLDRRHGLPSGQIHGACQDHSGRVWLAGPSGLVGLDGARVQVLGRAQGLRTQGLRTVACAPDGAVWIGSDLGVDRLDTAGAVTPLSGDDWAFGWVAQIVFGAGEEVWLGCANGLVRWTPQGGFEAQALPGTGVQTVGAVTRDSRGRLWVAGPQLGLLVQDAGTFRLPDFPGWPAAGTIRCLSPGPDGGLLIGSSTGLWLLSERGDVQEIGDVPPGPVTALLWAAPELWVGRPAGLQRLAVAGGGLRPDGDLLPGVAVNSLMLGALGTLWVSTDQVGVARISGLRSCLSLSAPGSGVLALRSAAQEQRVWLGSGRGGWQLDLQSGEAEELAGLEGLQVWDLLEWNGELWAATGQGLYHRRAGTFAPYRPPAASAPAQPCRALLIRAGRLWIGTIHGLYELDIAGGLREVLGGGVSLGYVYTLEHGPADVGVLVGTLGRGLWHEDPQRPGELRPERRGALAHGTHVYALAPHLDGRLAVLQDQRTLLLGPEGQVTVLDEAAQGVAGWAARWVGDQLWVGTSSGLREYGPDGRLRRELSAWLGLDAWEFTTSRSLLPLADGRLLCGVNGGMVALEPQAVRALPPLPPVQLAGVEWSGARPDRASPGVYGIAPGRWGVVALLACPWFIDQDDLCYRHRLLGFERDWSPWSPQASVHFTSLPPGEYTLEVQVGSRLLGLPAEGQAVERVLTLRVRRPTPGSRLAQSWSSLVSARANRQLLERTLQLEQSVRERTLEVEGANLKLRQLNEELQALSSTDPLTGLANRRAFDDTLRRELRRAARDATPLSLVLVDVDEFKRYNDELGHQQGDLCLRGVAGVLRGAVRADVDLVARYGGEEFVLVLPHTDGDGAVRLLRRLQGALEDAAIAHPASSVSCSVTVSAGVGSLIPPRGLSPAQTLTAADTLLRQADIALYQAKASGRNRAVVYRAALDSRSAAGLPG, encoded by the coding sequence GTGCGCCTTCCTGTCAGTCTGCCCGTCCAGTGGCTCGACCGCCGTCATGGCTTGCCCAGTGGTCAGATCCACGGCGCCTGCCAGGATCACTCCGGGCGGGTCTGGCTGGCTGGCCCCAGCGGGCTGGTCGGCCTGGACGGCGCGCGGGTGCAGGTGCTCGGCCGCGCGCAGGGTCTGCGAACCCAGGGGCTGCGGACGGTGGCGTGCGCCCCGGACGGCGCGGTCTGGATCGGCTCCGACCTGGGCGTCGACCGCCTGGACACCGCCGGGGCGGTGACGCCGCTCAGCGGGGACGACTGGGCCTTCGGCTGGGTGGCGCAGATCGTGTTCGGCGCGGGCGAGGAGGTCTGGCTGGGCTGCGCCAACGGGCTGGTGCGCTGGACACCCCAGGGGGGCTTCGAGGCCCAGGCGCTGCCGGGGACGGGGGTGCAGACGGTCGGCGCCGTCACGCGCGACTCGCGGGGACGGCTGTGGGTCGCCGGGCCCCAGCTGGGGCTGCTGGTGCAGGACGCCGGAACGTTCCGGCTCCCCGACTTCCCGGGCTGGCCGGCGGCCGGCACGATCCGCTGCCTGAGCCCCGGCCCGGATGGCGGCCTGCTGATCGGCAGCTCGACCGGGCTGTGGCTCCTGAGCGAGCGGGGAGACGTGCAGGAGATCGGGGACGTGCCCCCGGGGCCGGTCACCGCGCTGCTGTGGGCCGCCCCGGAGCTGTGGGTCGGCCGCCCGGCGGGCCTGCAGCGGCTCGCGGTGGCCGGGGGAGGCTTGCGTCCGGACGGGGATCTGCTGCCCGGCGTGGCGGTCAATTCGCTGATGCTGGGCGCCCTGGGTACCCTCTGGGTGTCCACCGATCAGGTGGGGGTGGCGCGGATCAGCGGCCTGCGGAGCTGCCTGAGTCTGTCTGCCCCGGGCAGCGGTGTGCTGGCGCTCCGATCGGCGGCTCAGGAACAGCGCGTCTGGCTGGGCAGCGGGCGCGGCGGCTGGCAGCTCGACCTGCAAAGCGGCGAGGCCGAGGAGCTGGCCGGGCTGGAGGGGCTGCAGGTCTGGGATCTGCTGGAGTGGAACGGCGAACTGTGGGCCGCCACCGGGCAGGGCCTGTACCACCGCCGCGCCGGCACCTTCGCCCCCTACCGGCCACCGGCCGCGAGTGCGCCGGCCCAGCCCTGCCGGGCGCTGCTGATCCGGGCCGGGCGGCTCTGGATCGGTACCATCCACGGCCTGTACGAGCTGGACATCGCGGGCGGGCTGCGCGAGGTGTTGGGCGGGGGCGTCTCGCTGGGCTACGTCTACACGCTGGAGCACGGCCCGGCCGACGTGGGGGTGCTGGTGGGCACCCTGGGGCGTGGGCTGTGGCACGAAGACCCACAGCGACCCGGCGAGCTGCGGCCCGAGCGGCGCGGCGCCCTGGCCCACGGCACCCATGTGTATGCGCTGGCCCCCCACCTGGACGGGCGGCTGGCGGTGCTGCAGGATCAGCGCACCCTGCTGCTGGGCCCTGAAGGGCAGGTGACGGTGCTCGACGAGGCCGCCCAGGGCGTCGCCGGCTGGGCGGCCCGCTGGGTGGGTGACCAGCTGTGGGTGGGCACTTCCTCCGGACTGCGGGAGTATGGCCCGGACGGCCGGCTGCGCCGTGAACTGAGTGCGTGGCTGGGGCTGGACGCCTGGGAGTTCACCACCAGCCGCAGCCTGCTCCCGCTGGCCGACGGCCGGCTGCTGTGCGGGGTGAACGGGGGCATGGTGGCCCTCGAGCCACAGGCGGTGCGGGCCCTGCCACCGCTGCCGCCGGTGCAGCTGGCCGGGGTGGAGTGGAGCGGCGCCCGGCCGGACCGCGCCAGCCCCGGCGTCTACGGCATCGCGCCCGGTCGCTGGGGGGTCGTGGCGCTGCTGGCCTGCCCCTGGTTCATCGATCAGGACGACCTGTGCTACCGCCACCGGCTACTGGGCTTCGAGCGAGACTGGTCGCCCTGGAGCCCGCAGGCGAGCGTGCATTTCACCTCCCTGCCGCCCGGCGAGTACACGCTGGAGGTGCAGGTGGGCTCCCGCCTGCTGGGCCTGCCGGCCGAGGGTCAGGCCGTGGAGCGGGTGCTGACCCTGCGCGTGAGGCGGCCCACGCCGGGATCGCGGCTGGCCCAGAGCTGGAGCAGCCTGGTCTCGGCGCGCGCCAACCGTCAGCTGCTGGAACGCACCCTGCAGCTGGAGCAGAGCGTGCGCGAGCGCACCCTGGAGGTCGAGGGGGCCAACCTGAAGCTGCGCCAGCTCAACGAGGAACTGCAGGCCCTGTCGAGCACCGACCCCCTGACCGGCCTGGCCAACCGCCGCGCCTTCGACGACACCCTGCGCCGCGAGCTGCGCCGGGCCGCCCGCGACGCCACGCCGCTGTCGCTGGTGCTGGTCGACGTCGACGAATTCAAACGCTACAACGACGAGCTGGGCCACCAGCAGGGCGACCTGTGCCTGAGGGGCGTGGCCGGGGTATTGCGCGGGGCGGTGCGCGCCGACGTCGATCTGGTGGCCCGCTACGGCGGCGAGGAATTCGTGCTGGTGCTGCCGCACACCGACGGCGACGGCGCCGTGCGGCTGCTCCGGCGCCTGCAGGGCGCGCTGGAAGACGCCGCCATCGCCCATCCGGCGTCCTCGGTCTCGTGCTCGGTCACGGTCAGCGCCGGAGTCGGCAGCCTGATCCCGCCCCGTGGCCTGAGCCCCGCGCAGACGCTCACGGCGGCCGACACCCTGCTCCGGCAGGCCGACATCGCGCTGTATCAGGCCAAGGCGTCGGGGCGCAACCGGGCGGTGGTGTACCGGGCGGCGCTGGACAGCCGCAGCGCGGCCGGCCTGCCCGGCTGA
- a CDS encoding DUF4174 domain-containing protein → MPMLSILSAAAALSLASAAPFTLRTGQGKDWSLSSVLGRERLLIVRNPPAAYLAAIRRQDTELQVRDLRVVALLPPGDARLNGSGTLMLTLLADPGGRVGAQYGPAALIGKDRGVKARYPAPPPLTTVAALIDTMPMRAQERRERGR, encoded by the coding sequence ATGCCCATGCTGTCCATCCTGAGTGCCGCGGCGGCGTTGAGCCTCGCCAGCGCGGCCCCCTTTACCCTCCGAACCGGCCAGGGGAAGGACTGGTCGCTGTCCAGCGTGCTGGGCCGCGAACGCCTCCTGATCGTCCGCAACCCGCCCGCCGCGTACCTCGCCGCAATTCGCCGGCAGGACACCGAACTGCAGGTGCGCGACCTGCGCGTGGTGGCCCTGCTGCCCCCCGGCGACGCCCGCCTGAACGGCTCCGGAACCCTGATGCTGACCCTGCTGGCCGACCCCGGCGGCCGGGTGGGCGCCCAGTACGGCCCCGCCGCCCTGATCGGCAAGGATCGGGGCGTCAAGGCGCGTTACCCGGCCCCGCCCCCCCTGACCACCGTCGCCGCGCTGATCGACACCATGCCCATGCGGGCGCAAGAGCGGCGCGAGCGGGGGCGCTGA
- a CDS encoding GNAT family N-acetyltransferase, whose translation MIPPLAPTLLTPRLTLRPHRAADLNACVELWQDPVVTRHTTGIPLARQDVWTRLLRHPGHWALLGFGYWVLEERPSGRFVGEVGLGHFKRDLLGGHPELDAVPEAGWVLLPWAHGKGYAHEAMAAVLAWRDANLLGGDSFCLIRPENGASLRLAGKLGFVERERVAEGSAATALLVRPPR comes from the coding sequence ATAATTCCTCCGCTTGCCCCTACCCTCCTCACCCCCCGCCTGACCCTGCGCCCGCACCGCGCCGCCGACCTCAATGCCTGCGTGGAACTCTGGCAGGATCCTGTGGTCACGCGCCACACGACCGGCATACCCCTGGCCCGCCAGGACGTGTGGACGCGGCTGCTGCGGCATCCGGGGCACTGGGCGCTACTGGGCTTCGGGTACTGGGTGCTGGAGGAGCGCCCGTCCGGCCGCTTCGTGGGCGAGGTGGGGCTGGGGCACTTCAAACGCGACTTGCTGGGTGGGCACCCGGAACTGGACGCCGTGCCCGAGGCCGGCTGGGTGCTGCTCCCCTGGGCACATGGGAAAGGTTACGCGCACGAGGCGATGGCAGCGGTGCTGGCGTGGCGGGACGCGAACCTGCTCGGCGGCGACAGCTTCTGCCTCATCCGTCCGGAGAACGGGGCGTCGCTGCGGCTGGCGGGGAAACTCGGCTTCGTGGAACGGGAACGTGTTGCAGAGGGCAGTGCGGCGACCGCGCTGCTGGTTCGCCCCCCGCGCTGA
- a CDS encoding restriction endonuclease, protein MAVPEFQTFFRPVLEILQDGRESRWRDLREPVAVLLNLTPADREELVPSGGEPRYINRINWAITYLSKAGALESTKRGYGKITDRGRQLLTTAGSRITSDDLDQFPEFLAFRAPYRKKQARPANPNPPSSNSDQGESPEEQLATLYTQLNDSLAAELLQQVQDLTPTQFERLVVQVLVAMGYGGTVRDAGQALGRSGDNGVDGLIKQDPLGLDRIYLQAKRWQNTVHSPEIRTFSGSLTYHKASKGVFITTSTFSDGALRTAAQIGNIILLDGGTLTRLMIDYGVGVTTRETYRLHRMDSEYFEGL, encoded by the coding sequence ATGGCAGTTCCCGAGTTCCAAACATTTTTTCGCCCTGTCCTTGAGATCTTGCAAGATGGGCGTGAGTCTCGCTGGCGGGACTTACGAGAGCCCGTTGCAGTGCTGCTGAACTTGACTCCTGCGGATCGTGAGGAGCTGGTGCCGAGTGGGGGCGAACCTCGCTACATCAATCGCATCAATTGGGCCATCACATACCTATCTAAGGCTGGTGCTCTAGAAAGCACGAAGCGAGGCTATGGCAAAATCACTGATCGTGGACGCCAACTATTAACCACCGCAGGGTCACGGATAACGTCAGACGATCTGGATCAGTTCCCAGAATTCCTGGCTTTCCGCGCACCTTATCGCAAGAAGCAAGCCCGCCCGGCCAATCCGAATCCCCCTTCATCGAATTCAGATCAAGGTGAGTCCCCAGAAGAGCAACTAGCGACTCTATATACTCAGTTAAACGATTCGCTAGCTGCTGAGCTATTGCAACAGGTTCAAGACCTGACGCCCACCCAGTTTGAGCGTTTGGTAGTACAGGTGCTGGTAGCAATGGGCTACGGCGGCACCGTACGGGACGCGGGTCAGGCCCTTGGGCGAAGCGGCGACAATGGTGTTGACGGACTCATCAAGCAAGATCCTCTTGGTCTTGACCGCATTTATCTGCAGGCGAAAAGATGGCAAAACACTGTTCATAGCCCGGAAATTCGCACATTTTCTGGAAGTTTAACTTACCATAAGGCGTCGAAGGGCGTGTTCATTACGACATCAACATTTAGCGATGGAGCGTTGAGAACAGCTGCTCAAATAGGCAACATCATCCTTCTTGACGGAGGCACTTTAACTCGTCTAATGATCGACTATGGCGTGGGCGTAACAACTCGCGAAACTTATCGACTCCACCGCATGGATAGCGAGTATTTCGAGGGGTTATAA
- the ilvD gene encoding dihydroxy-acid dehydratase → MTDTAPKTPPQTRLNWNSHHVTQGDERAPNRAMLRAVGFEDGDFEKPIIGVAHAQSNITPCNNGLGELADHITGAIREGGGMPQVYGTITVSDGISMGTEGMKCSLVSREVIADSIETVSRGQSHDGVIVVGGCDKNMPGAMIGIARLNIPAIFVYGGTIKPGHYDGRDLTIVSVFEAVGAFGAGKISREDFTEIEKRACPGNGSCGGMYTANTMSSAFEAMGMSLPFSSTMSAVDAEKAVSSADSARALLKLIEQDIRPLDILTKKAFENAITVIMAVGGSTNAVLHLMAIAHACDIDLTLADFERIREATPVFCDLKPSGQYVATDLHEVGGIPRVMKMLLKAGLLHGDCLTVTGKTIAENLTDEKDTPDAGQDVIRPFEQPIYAEGHLAILRGNLATEGSVAKISGLKSIKITGPARVFDSEEECMHAIMADQIRAGDVLVIRYEGPKGGPGMREMLSPTSAIIGKGLGDSVGLITDGRFSGGTFGLVVGHVAPEAYVGGTIALVQEGDTIELNAETLNLTLHVDEAEIERRRAAWVAPEPRYKRGVLAKYAKLVSSASVGAYTD, encoded by the coding sequence ATGACCGACACGGCCCCCAAAACCCCACCGCAGACCCGACTGAACTGGAACAGCCACCACGTCACCCAGGGCGACGAGCGCGCGCCGAACCGCGCCATGCTGCGCGCCGTGGGCTTCGAGGACGGCGATTTCGAGAAGCCGATCATCGGCGTGGCGCACGCGCAGAGCAACATCACGCCCTGCAACAACGGGCTGGGCGAGCTGGCCGATCACATCACCGGGGCCATCCGGGAGGGCGGCGGGATGCCGCAGGTCTACGGCACGATCACCGTGTCGGACGGCATCTCCATGGGCACCGAGGGCATGAAGTGCTCGCTGGTCAGCCGGGAGGTCATCGCGGACTCCATCGAGACGGTCTCGCGCGGCCAGAGCCACGACGGCGTGATCGTGGTCGGCGGCTGCGACAAGAACATGCCCGGCGCCATGATCGGCATCGCGCGGCTGAACATTCCGGCAATCTTCGTGTACGGCGGCACCATCAAGCCCGGTCATTACGACGGCCGTGACCTGACCATCGTGAGCGTGTTCGAGGCGGTGGGGGCGTTCGGCGCCGGCAAGATCAGCCGCGAGGACTTCACCGAGATCGAGAAGCGCGCCTGCCCCGGCAACGGCTCGTGCGGCGGCATGTACACCGCCAACACCATGTCCAGCGCCTTCGAGGCCATGGGCATGAGCCTGCCCTTTTCCAGCACCATGAGCGCCGTGGACGCCGAGAAGGCCGTCAGCTCCGCCGACTCCGCCCGCGCGCTGCTGAAACTCATCGAGCAGGACATCCGCCCGCTGGACATCCTGACCAAGAAGGCCTTCGAGAACGCCATCACCGTGATCATGGCGGTGGGCGGCTCCACCAACGCCGTGCTGCACCTGATGGCGATCGCGCACGCCTGCGACATCGACCTGACGCTGGCCGACTTCGAGCGTATCCGCGAGGCCACGCCGGTCTTCTGCGACCTCAAGCCCAGCGGGCAGTACGTGGCGACCGATCTGCACGAGGTCGGTGGCATTCCGCGCGTGATGAAGATGCTGCTGAAGGCGGGTCTGCTGCACGGCGACTGCCTGACCGTGACCGGCAAGACCATCGCGGAGAATCTGACCGACGAAAAAGACACCCCCGACGCCGGCCAGGACGTGATCCGGCCCTTCGAGCAGCCCATCTACGCCGAGGGCCACCTCGCCATTCTGCGCGGCAACCTCGCGACCGAGGGGTCGGTGGCCAAGATCAGCGGCCTGAAGAGCATCAAGATCACCGGCCCGGCGCGCGTGTTCGACTCCGAAGAGGAGTGTATGCACGCCATCATGGCCGATCAGATCCGGGCCGGCGACGTGCTGGTGATCCGCTACGAGGGACCGAAAGGGGGGCCAGGGATGAGGGAAATGCTCTCCCCCACCTCCGCGATCATCGGCAAGGGCCTGGGCGACTCCGTGGGCCTGATCACCGACGGGCGCTTCTCAGGCGGCACCTTCGGGCTGGTCGTGGGGCATGTGGCGCCCGAGGCCTACGTGGGCGGCACCATCGCCCTGGTGCAGGAGGGCGACACCATCGAGCTGAACGCCGAGACGCTGAACCTGACCCTGCACGTCGACGAGGCCGAGATCGAGCGCCGCCGCGCCGCGTGGGTCGCGCCCGAGCCGAGGTACAAGCGCGGCGTGCTGGCGAAGTACGCGAAGCTGGTCAGCAGCGCGAGCGTGGGCGCATATACGGATTGA
- a CDS encoding intradiol ring-cleavage dioxygenase translates to MTRDPHPAPHLDDNDDDETIGTLLSRRAALRLLGLGGGALSLAAGGVLAQRAGSTGAGGTGAGTGGASGLPGCVVRPALSEGPYFVESEPRRSDIRGDSKTGTRSAGVPLTLDFVVSRVAVGGCTPREGVLIDVWHCDALGVYSGVQGNTGDFLRGAQVTDAAGRARFTTIYPGWYPGRAVHIHFKLRTLDASGQATGEFTSQLFFPESVNAAVFAQAPYRQKGPVADTPNARDGLYRNGGNQLLLKITGEPGRGYRGTFDVGLNLG, encoded by the coding sequence ATGACGCGCGACCCCCACCCCGCTCCGCATCTGGACGACAACGACGACGATGAGACCATCGGTACGCTGCTCAGCCGGAGGGCCGCCCTGCGGCTGCTGGGGCTGGGCGGCGGCGCGCTGTCCCTGGCAGCGGGAGGGGTGCTGGCCCAGCGGGCGGGCAGCACGGGCGCAGGGGGCACGGGGGCGGGCACCGGCGGCGCCTCCGGGCTGCCGGGCTGCGTGGTGCGCCCTGCCCTGAGCGAGGGGCCGTATTTCGTGGAGAGCGAGCCGCGCCGCTCGGATATCCGCGGGGATTCGAAGACGGGAACCCGGAGTGCCGGCGTTCCCCTGACCCTGGATTTCGTGGTGAGCCGGGTCGCGGTCGGTGGCTGCACCCCCCGCGAAGGCGTGCTGATCGACGTCTGGCACTGCGACGCGCTGGGGGTCTACTCCGGCGTGCAGGGCAATACCGGCGACTTCCTGCGCGGTGCACAGGTCACGGACGCGGCAGGCCGGGCCCGCTTCACGACCATCTACCCCGGCTGGTATCCGGGGCGCGCGGTGCATATCCACTTCAAGCTGCGGACGCTGGACGCCTCGGGCCAGGCCACCGGCGAGTTCACCTCGCAGCTGTTCTTTCCGGAAAGCGTGAACGCGGCCGTGTTCGCCCAGGCGCCCTACCGCCAGAAGGGCCCGGTGGCCGACACGCCCAACGCGCGGGACGGCCTCTACCGCAACGGGGGCAACCAGCTTCTGCTCAAGATCACGGGCGAGCCCGGCAGGGGGTACCGGGGCACCTTCGACGTGGGCCTGAACCTGGGCTAG
- a CDS encoding peptidylprolyl isomerase, translating into MRQFLLTIALLGGVASAQTAPAPTPATPAPAATPAAPAPAAAPATPAADPNTLVGQIGAEKVTLGEFERAFRLAAARVVNSQGVPFEDSFLAEFASARPEFLKQFLRDRAIYQLARVNNTVDTAELDKQLETARADFESDEEFQDALQGTGYADSADLRTELERQAVVGKFLEGIQGRFKFGDALVASYYSLNRPRFTREAQACVKHILVPKQADAQAIAKQLEGGGDFAKLAAEKSQDPGSAPQGGDLGCFGKGQMVESFDKASFTGPLNKVQTVQSQFGWHVLLVGKRTEAGTAPLTEAAPLIREQLGREAAQKYLNTQIAKLNTQSFPEAVTVVPAPEKK; encoded by the coding sequence GTGAGACAATTCCTGCTGACTATCGCCCTGCTGGGCGGCGTTGCCTCTGCCCAGACGGCGCCGGCTCCCACTCCAGCCACGCCCGCCCCCGCCGCCACCCCGGCCGCCCCGGCGCCGGCGGCGGCCCCGGCCACGCCCGCCGCCGATCCGAACACGCTGGTGGGCCAGATCGGCGCCGAGAAGGTCACGCTGGGCGAGTTCGAGCGCGCCTTCCGGCTGGCCGCCGCGCGGGTCGTGAACTCGCAGGGCGTGCCCTTCGAGGACAGCTTCCTGGCCGAGTTCGCCAGCGCCCGGCCCGAGTTCCTCAAGCAGTTCCTGCGCGACCGGGCCATCTACCAGCTCGCGCGCGTGAACAACACGGTCGATACGGCCGAGCTGGACAAGCAGCTGGAAACCGCCCGCGCCGACTTCGAGAGCGACGAGGAGTTCCAGGACGCCCTGCAGGGCACCGGCTACGCCGACAGCGCCGACCTGCGCACCGAGCTGGAGCGGCAGGCCGTGGTCGGCAAGTTCCTGGAGGGCATCCAGGGCCGCTTCAAGTTCGGGGACGCCCTGGTCGCCAGCTACTACAGCCTGAACCGCCCCAGGTTCACCCGCGAGGCCCAGGCCTGCGTCAAGCACATCCTGGTGCCCAAGCAGGCCGACGCGCAGGCCATCGCCAAGCAGCTCGAAGGCGGCGGCGACTTCGCCAAGCTGGCCGCCGAGAAGAGTCAGGATCCCGGCAGCGCCCCGCAGGGCGGCGACCTGGGCTGCTTCGGCAAGGGCCAGATGGTCGAGAGCTTCGACAAGGCCAGCTTCACCGGCCCGCTGAACAAGGTGCAGACCGTCCAGTCGCAGTTCGGCTGGCACGTGCTGCTGGTCGGCAAGCGCACCGAGGCCGGCACCGCCCCGCTGACCGAGGCCGCGCCCCTGATCCGCGAGCAGCTCGGCCGCGAGGCCGCGCAGAAGTACCTGAACACCCAGATCGCCAAGCTGAACACCCAGTCCTTCCCCGAGGCCGTGACCGTGGTTCCGGCTCCCGAGAAGAAGTAA
- a CDS encoding lipid II:glycine glycyltransferase FemX, protein MRLTLLETSDPRVYDDVVARLPLTSALQGWGYGEARRALGQLPQRYLIQEGSKTVGAVQLLRKKLVPGLSTLYAPRGPALESLDLLPDFAQAVRKVARPGDAILKIEPPSPVPADDSTPIPESYGEFRRAETEQPEHTIVADLRGSEDELFAGLHSMARRNVRAAQKLGVVAGRDDDFDAFWEIFTATNERAKLGAFPRKYYETMLREANAHGGEAYLVLSRYQGRALAGGFFVGMGKGTSYLFGGSVRDDRTDEAGQPLKDSKAPDAFYWNAMLDAKRRGYELFDFWGIPRTLDEEKHSYGVFKMKLKFSEQRVWYPAYDLNLNPAAPAIVKVLRWRKTRNNLRKRGNADDVL, encoded by the coding sequence GTGCGCCTGACCCTCCTCGAAACCAGCGATCCGCGCGTCTATGACGATGTGGTTGCCCGCCTGCCGCTGACCAGTGCCCTGCAGGGCTGGGGCTACGGTGAGGCCCGGCGTGCCCTGGGGCAGCTTCCCCAGCGCTACCTGATCCAGGAAGGAAGCAAGACCGTGGGCGCGGTGCAGCTGCTCCGGAAGAAACTGGTGCCGGGGCTGAGCACCCTGTACGCCCCGCGCGGCCCGGCGCTGGAGAGTCTGGATCTGCTGCCCGACTTCGCCCAGGCGGTGAGGAAGGTCGCCCGACCCGGCGACGCCATCCTGAAGATCGAGCCGCCCAGCCCGGTGCCCGCCGACGATTCCACTCCCATCCCCGAGAGTTACGGCGAGTTCCGGCGCGCCGAGACCGAGCAGCCCGAGCACACCATCGTGGCCGACCTGCGGGGCAGTGAGGACGAGCTGTTCGCCGGCCTGCACTCCATGGCCCGCCGCAACGTGCGCGCCGCGCAGAAGCTGGGCGTGGTCGCCGGGCGCGACGACGATTTCGACGCCTTCTGGGAGATCTTCACCGCCACCAACGAGCGCGCCAAACTGGGCGCCTTTCCCCGCAAGTACTACGAGACCATGCTGCGCGAGGCCAATGCCCACGGCGGCGAGGCGTACCTCGTGCTCTCGCGCTACCAGGGCCGGGCGCTGGCGGGCGGCTTTTTCGTGGGCATGGGCAAGGGCACGTCCTACCTCTTCGGCGGCTCCGTGCGCGACGACCGCACCGACGAGGCCGGGCAGCCCCTCAAGGACTCCAAGGCCCCCGACGCCTTCTACTGGAACGCCATGCTGGACGCCAAACGGCGCGGCTACGAGCTGTTCGACTTCTGGGGCATCCCGCGCACCCTGGACGAGGAGAAGCACTCCTACGGCGTGTTCAAGATGAAACTGAAGTTCAGCGAGCAGCGCGTGTGGTATCCCGCTTACGACCTGAACCTGAACCCGGCCGCGCCCGCCATCGTGAAGGTGCTGCGCTGGCGCAAGACGCGCAACAACCTCCGCAAGCGCGGCAACGCCGACGACGTGCTGTAG
- a CDS encoding glycoside hydrolase family 13 protein yields the protein MTPTPSRSQDTRPVTPDWVQDAVFYQIFPDRFARSGRVTGLSLQAWGDTPTINGYMGGDLWGVAEKLDHIASLGVNAIYFCPVFQSASNHRYHTHDYTQVDPMLGGNEALRWLIDQAHARGIRVVLDGVFNHSSRGFFQFNDLLEQGEGSAYRDWFHVDAWPLHPYQDDRPANYAAWWGNRALPKFNTANPAVREFLWSVAEHWMRFGIDGWRLDVPNEIDDDSFWQEFRRRVKAINPEAYIVGEIWGDAHRWLQGDQFDAVMNYHFTRPCLAFFGAHTLDHPMNERSGTGRVEPMDAAAFARRMTEVNRMYHPDIVRAQLNLLDSHDTARYLTAVGGDSGAYRLALTFLMTSVGAPCIYYGDEIGLSGGPDPDCRRAFPWNEADWDGQTLALTRTLTAARHATPALRRGEFRVLHAQGEGLVYLREHDSGTALVAFNTARSCARLPLSGAPSGVYRDAITGETFDLEAMQALELPARSALVLVPA from the coding sequence ATGACGCCCACGCCCTCCCGCTCCCAGGACACCCGCCCGGTCACGCCCGACTGGGTGCAGGACGCCGTTTTCTACCAGATCTTCCCCGACCGCTTCGCCCGCAGCGGCCGCGTGACGGGCCTCAGCCTGCAGGCCTGGGGCGACACGCCGACCATCAACGGCTATATGGGCGGCGACCTCTGGGGCGTGGCCGAGAAGCTCGATCACATCGCCAGCCTGGGCGTGAATGCCATCTACTTCTGCCCGGTGTTCCAGTCGGCCAGCAACCACCGCTACCACACCCACGACTACACCCAGGTCGATCCCATGCTGGGCGGCAACGAGGCGCTGCGCTGGCTGATCGACCAGGCCCATGCGCGCGGGATCAGGGTGGTGCTGGACGGCGTGTTCAACCACTCCAGCCGGGGCTTTTTCCAGTTCAACGACCTGCTGGAGCAGGGCGAGGGCAGCGCCTACCGCGACTGGTTCCACGTCGATGCCTGGCCGCTGCACCCCTACCAGGATGACCGCCCCGCCAATTACGCCGCGTGGTGGGGCAACCGCGCCCTGCCCAAGTTCAATACAGCCAATCCCGCCGTGCGCGAGTTCCTCTGGAGCGTGGCCGAGCACTGGATGCGTTTCGGGATCGACGGCTGGCGGCTGGACGTGCCCAACGAGATCGACGACGACTCCTTCTGGCAGGAGTTCCGCCGGCGCGTGAAGGCCATCAACCCCGAGGCCTACATCGTGGGCGAGATCTGGGGCGACGCGCACCGCTGGCTGCAGGGCGACCAGTTCGACGCCGTGATGAACTACCACTTCACGCGGCCCTGTCTGGCCTTCTTCGGCGCCCATACCCTCGATCACCCCATGAACGAGCGCTCGGGCACCGGGCGGGTCGAGCCCATGGACGCCGCCGCCTTCGCGCGCCGCATGACCGAAGTCAACCGGATGTACCACCCGGACATCGTGCGCGCCCAGCTGAACCTGCTCGACTCGCACGACACCGCGCGTTACCTGACCGCCGTGGGCGGTGACAGCGGCGCCTACCGCCTGGCCCTGACCTTCCTGATGACCTCCGTGGGCGCGCCCTGCATCTACTACGGAGACGAGATCGGCCTGAGTGGTGGCCCCGACCCCGACTGCCGCCGCGCCTTCCCCTGGAACGAGGCGGACTGGGATGGGCAGACCCTGGCCCTGACCCGCACCCTGACCGCCGCCCGTCACGCCACGCCCGCTCTGCGGCGCGGCGAGTTCCGCGTGCTGCACGCCCAGGGTGAAGGGCTCGTGTATCTGCGCGAGCACGACTCCGGCACCGCCCTCGTGGCCTTCAACACGGCCCGCAGCTGCGCCCGCCTGCCCCTCTCCGGCGCACCCTCCGGCGTCTACCGCGACGCAATCACCGGAGAGACCTTCGATCTGGAGGCCATGCAGGCACTGGAACTGCCCGCCCGCAGCGCGCTGGTGCTGGTGCCGGCGTAA